The following is a genomic window from Bacteroidia bacterium.
GGACATCCATGGAGACTGAAAATCCGTTCTCCGTCATTCTGCAATCTTCAGGTCTTGCCCCATCTGCTGAAGGGACACATGATTTCCGACATCCTCGCGGTGCTCGGAAGCATCGATCCCGTGATGGGCGAAGCCGATAAATAACCAGCGAAGCACAGACCGATGTTCAGCGAAGAAGAACTTCAGAAAGTACAGGAAATCCGCTCCCATTATCCGACGAATCTCGGCGCGGTGATGGGCGTGCTGCACATGATGCAGGACAAGTACGGCATGATTTCCGACGAGGCCATCAGCTACATCGCGAAGTTGATCGACGTGCCCGAGGAGAATGTGCTCGGCGTCGTATCCTTCTACGAGATGTACCATCAGCATCCGACGGGCAAGTACAAGCTGCAGGTATGCACGAATGTGTCCTGCCTGCTCTGCGGATCCGACATGGTGCAGAAGACGATAAAGGACAAGATCGGCATCGGCATCGGAGAAATGACGGAAGACGGTTTATTCTCCGTGCACGAAGCCGAATGTCTCGGTTCCTGCGGCACCGCGCCCATGATGTCCGTCAACAAGACGTATCATGAAAAACTGAATCCCGAGAAAATAAACGCAATTATTGACGAGCTGAAGGCGAAGGGCTGAGGCCCGAGCCCGGAGAGCACCAAGGATCATGATCGACTACCAGCCAGTCATACTCCCGAATATCCCGGACCTGCACCGCATCGACGTGTACGAGCAGCACGGCGGGTATCAGCGCATACGCAAGGCCATGGGCATGACGCCCGACGAGATCATCGCTGTCGTCAAGGCATCGGGTCTTCGCGGCCGCGGCGGCGCGGCGTTCCCGACGGGGTTGAAATGGACCTTCATGCCGAAGGAAACGGAGAAACCCAAATACCTGTGCGTGAACGGCGACGAAAGCGAACCGGGGTCCTTCAAGGACAGGCAGATTTTCGAGTTCAATCCCCACCTGATGATCGAGGGTATACTGATCACCGGGCGGGCGCTGGGTCTGAAGGCCGCGTACATTTACATTCGCGGCGAGTATGAACACTGGGTACAGATGGTGGAAGCAGCCGTGGCTTCGGCGTACGCGAAGGGTTACGTCGGCGAAGGAATGAAGCAGACCTTCGGCTCCGATTTCGCAATGGACATCTACGTGCACCGCGGCGCGGGCGCGTACATCTGCGGCGAGGAGTCGTCGCTGATGAACTCCATCGAAGGCAAGCGTCCCTATCCGCGCGTCAAGCCGCCATTCCCGGCGCAGAACGGGCTGTGGGGTTGTCCGACCACGATCAACAATGTGGAAACCATCGCGAACGTGCCGCTCATTATCGAGAAGGGCGCGGAGTGGTTTGCGGCCATCGGCGCCGAGAAGCATCCCGGACCAATCCTCTACGGCATTTCCGGACATGTCAACAAACCCGGCGTGTATGAATTGCCGACGGGCATGCTGCTGACCGAGCTGATTTACGACTACGCAGGAGGCGTGCCGGGCAACAAGCGCATCAAGATGGTGATTCCCGGCGGAAGCTCCATGCCTCCGTTGCGGGGAGATCAGCTCGAAGGTGTGCGCATGGATGCGGATTCGCTCAAGGCGATCGGCTCCGCCATCGGCACGGCCGGTATCATGGTGATGGACGAAGACACCGATCTCACCCGCATTCTCACGCGCATCACACATTTCTACAAAGTCGAATCCTGCGGACAATGTACACCCTGCCGCGAAGGCACCGGCTGGATGCTCAAGGTGCTGCATCGCCTGGAGCACGGCGAGGGTAGTTCCGCCGACCTCGATCTGCTGCACAGCGTCGCCTGCAACATCGAAGGCAACACCGTCTGCGCCCTCGGCGACGCCGCCGCCTGGCCGGTGCGTTTTACTATCGAGCGTTTCCGTGGGGAGTTGGAAGAGGAGCTTGTAGAAAAGAGCGTGAAAAGGTGAAAAGGTAAAAAGGAAAAAAGTCGAAGGCTGCAGGCCGAAGACTCGCCGCGGCGAGGTGAAAAGGTAGGAGTGCTTATCAAATAGCGTCCTACCTTTTTACCTTTTTACCCTTTCACGATCCCTTCCTGCCTTTTCACCCCGCCGCGGCGAATCTTCGACTTTTCACCCTTTCACGATCCCTCCCCCGCTTCCCCGAGAATTATTGGAAGTGTGGCTTCAGGAGTGTAACTTCCATAGGCGAAGTACAGAGAACATCCCGATAGACCGAGGCCATCTTGCTGGAAAGTAACAGAACGAATACTTGCATTAATAATAAAAGTATTCTCGTCCTACTTTCTGTATTTATGTTTTCTCTTGTGTATGCCAATACCGAAGTGAAGGCGCAGACGTGGCAACGGATGAAGATGGAATTGCCGTCAGGTTATGACCGAATCAATGCCCAAAATGCCAACTTCGCTTCCGCGACGAAAGATATTGGGGGGGTACACAAACTGTATAAGTAGAGCTTAACTGATTACATTCAGAAGTAGTACGGAGACTGTTTTGGCTCGAAAACGCTACACCCCGAGCAGATTCGGAAATTGCGGGAAGCTCGGTCCTAACCCACAATAATTCGGGAAGAACCAACTATATCAC
Proteins encoded in this region:
- a CDS encoding NAD(P)H-dependent oxidoreductase subunit E, with product MFSEEELQKVQEIRSHYPTNLGAVMGVLHMMQDKYGMISDEAISYIAKLIDVPEENVLGVVSFYEMYHQHPTGKYKLQVCTNVSCLLCGSDMVQKTIKDKIGIGIGEMTEDGLFSVHEAECLGSCGTAPMMSVNKTYHEKLNPEKINAIIDELKAKG
- the nuoF gene encoding NADH-quinone oxidoreductase subunit NuoF produces the protein MIDYQPVILPNIPDLHRIDVYEQHGGYQRIRKAMGMTPDEIIAVVKASGLRGRGGAAFPTGLKWTFMPKETEKPKYLCVNGDESEPGSFKDRQIFEFNPHLMIEGILITGRALGLKAAYIYIRGEYEHWVQMVEAAVASAYAKGYVGEGMKQTFGSDFAMDIYVHRGAGAYICGEESSLMNSIEGKRPYPRVKPPFPAQNGLWGCPTTINNVETIANVPLIIEKGAEWFAAIGAEKHPGPILYGISGHVNKPGVYELPTGMLLTELIYDYAGGVPGNKRIKMVIPGGSSMPPLRGDQLEGVRMDADSLKAIGSAIGTAGIMVMDEDTDLTRILTRITHFYKVESCGQCTPCREGTGWMLKVLHRLEHGEGSSADLDLLHSVACNIEGNTVCALGDAAAWPVRFTIERFRGELEEELVEKSVKR